In a genomic window of Nocardia fluminea:
- a CDS encoding AurF N-oxygenase family protein yields MSAPTTPDVDPVVAEAQAYAEKLLMLSEASVDRHFDPFEDIDWDAPDFDPNCKPERWVLVTSADPIGRHPWYQALPLDKKIEIGKVRQANVAKVGLQFEAILIIGMMQHIFNLKNNDPEFRYCSHEMIEEHNHTLMFQEMVNRVADVPGMNPLVRSLRHLAAPAGAFLPNFFFMAVLAGEEPIDHIQKDILRSGDDIHPIMRGVMAIHVAEEARHISFAHEFLKKNVPAQPALNKAVLSIAMPIVMFVLGRAIATPPKTFFKQFDMPAEVRKDLFYGSKESKRTFADYYVDVRALAEEIGLMNPVARRVWKLLGIDGPSSRYRSEPKRSAKHAA; encoded by the coding sequence ATGTCTGCGCCCACCACCCCTGACGTCGATCCTGTAGTCGCGGAGGCTCAGGCGTACGCCGAGAAGTTGCTGATGCTGTCCGAGGCATCGGTCGATCGCCACTTCGACCCGTTCGAGGACATCGACTGGGACGCCCCCGACTTCGACCCGAACTGCAAGCCCGAGCGCTGGGTCCTGGTGACTTCGGCCGACCCGATCGGTCGCCACCCCTGGTACCAGGCGCTGCCGCTGGACAAGAAGATCGAGATCGGCAAGGTCCGTCAGGCCAACGTCGCCAAGGTCGGCCTGCAGTTCGAGGCCATCCTGATCATCGGCATGATGCAGCACATCTTCAACCTGAAGAACAACGACCCGGAGTTCCGGTACTGCTCGCACGAGATGATCGAAGAGCACAACCACACTCTGATGTTCCAGGAGATGGTCAACCGCGTCGCCGACGTGCCGGGCATGAACCCGCTCGTGCGCTCGCTGCGCCACCTGGCCGCCCCCGCCGGCGCCTTCCTGCCGAACTTCTTCTTCATGGCCGTGCTCGCCGGCGAAGAGCCGATCGACCACATCCAGAAGGACATTCTGCGCTCGGGTGATGACATCCATCCGATCATGCGCGGGGTGATGGCGATCCATGTGGCCGAGGAAGCTCGCCACATCTCGTTCGCTCACGAGTTTTTGAAGAAGAACGTCCCCGCTCAGCCCGCGCTGAACAAGGCCGTGCTCTCGATCGCGATGCCGATCGTGATGTTCGTGCTCGGCCGCGCGATCGCGACCCCGCCCAAGACCTTCTTCAAGCAGTTCGACATGCCCGCCGAGGTTCGCAAGGACCTGTTCTACGGTTCCAAGGAATCGAAGCGGACCTTCGCCGACTATTACGTCGACGTGCGCGCGCTGGCCGAGGAGATCGGTCTGATGAACCCGGTCGCGCGCAGGGTGTGGAAGCTGCTCGGTATCGACGGCCCCTCCAGCCGGTACCGTTCCGAGCCCAAGCGCTCCGCGAAGCACGCCGCCTGA
- a CDS encoding FAD-dependent oxidoreductase: MPYVVTQSCCSDASCVYACPVNCIHPTPDEPDFRTAEMLYVDPAACVDCGACATACPVDAITSSKKLTDEQKPFIEINADFYRVQRDRPTLAAPVMPPAIDTRRSPLRVAIVGSGPSAMYAADELLTQPGVAVTMFDRLPQAYGLARLGVAPDHKHTRKVADLFDIMSKQDDFGTYLDVEIGKHISHAELLEHFHGVIYAVGASSDRKLGIPGEGLAGNVSATDFVAWYNGHPDHAEDRFDLNQKRVVIVGNGNVALDVARILTVDPALLADTDIAPYALKALRESKIEEVVILGRRGPAESAFTVPEFVGLLAADIDIAIEGELPAVTPDLPYKVEQKLRLLHSVANRPFGERRRIVFRYLSSPVEIVGTDTVTGVRVERNELVADAEGRVAATPTGDTTLLEAGVVLTSVGYRGVPTVDLPFDDVRAVIPNDAGRVLTAPGGEVFPGTYVTGWIKRGPTGFIGTNKSCAQETVQQLADDFNGGKLREPTRDASEFERLVRARRPQAVAGGAALPRERSVKRLFARG, encoded by the coding sequence ATGCCATATGTCGTTACCCAGTCATGCTGTAGTGACGCTTCCTGCGTCTACGCATGCCCGGTCAACTGTATTCATCCCACCCCGGATGAGCCGGATTTCCGTACGGCCGAGATGCTCTACGTCGATCCGGCGGCCTGCGTGGACTGTGGTGCCTGTGCTACCGCATGCCCCGTCGATGCCATCACCTCGTCGAAGAAGCTGACCGACGAGCAGAAGCCGTTCATCGAGATCAACGCCGACTTCTACCGCGTGCAGCGGGACCGGCCGACGCTGGCCGCACCGGTGATGCCGCCCGCGATCGACACGCGGCGTTCCCCGCTGCGGGTCGCCATCGTGGGATCGGGACCGTCGGCGATGTACGCCGCCGACGAGCTGCTCACCCAGCCGGGCGTGGCGGTCACGATGTTCGACCGCCTGCCGCAGGCCTACGGTCTGGCCCGCCTCGGCGTCGCGCCCGATCACAAGCACACGCGCAAGGTCGCGGATCTGTTCGACATCATGTCGAAGCAGGACGACTTCGGCACCTACCTCGATGTCGAGATCGGCAAGCACATCAGCCATGCCGAGCTGCTCGAGCACTTCCACGGCGTGATCTACGCCGTGGGGGCGTCCTCGGATCGCAAGCTGGGCATTCCCGGCGAAGGTCTGGCGGGCAATGTGTCGGCCACCGACTTCGTCGCCTGGTACAACGGTCATCCCGACCACGCCGAGGACCGTTTCGATCTGAACCAGAAGCGGGTCGTCATCGTCGGTAACGGCAACGTCGCTCTCGACGTCGCCCGCATCCTGACCGTGGACCCGGCGCTGCTCGCCGACACCGATATCGCGCCGTACGCGCTGAAGGCATTGCGCGAGAGCAAGATCGAAGAGGTCGTGATCCTCGGCCGTCGTGGTCCGGCCGAGTCGGCGTTCACGGTGCCCGAGTTCGTCGGGCTGCTGGCCGCCGACATCGACATCGCGATCGAGGGCGAACTGCCCGCGGTCACGCCGGATCTGCCCTACAAGGTCGAACAGAAGCTGCGCCTGCTGCACAGCGTCGCGAATCGCCCCTTCGGCGAGCGCAGGCGCATCGTGTTCCGCTACCTGTCCTCGCCGGTGGAGATCGTCGGCACCGACACGGTGACCGGGGTGCGGGTGGAGCGCAACGAGCTCGTCGCCGACGCCGAAGGTCGCGTGGCCGCCACGCCGACCGGTGATACGACCCTGCTCGAAGCCGGTGTCGTGCTCACCTCGGTCGGCTACCGAGGGGTGCCGACCGTGGATCTGCCGTTCGACGACGTTCGCGCGGTGATCCCGAACGACGCGGGCCGCGTGCTCACCGCGCCCGGTGGCGAGGTCTTTCCCGGCACGTATGTGACCGGCTGGATCAAGCGCGGCCCGACCGGTTTCATCGGCACCAACAAGTCGTGTGCCCAGGAGACCGTGCAGCAGCTGGCCGATGATTTCAACGGCGGCAAGCTGCGGGAACCCACGCGTGACGCGTCGGAGTTCGAGCGTCTCGTCCGTGCCCGGCGCCCGCAGGCGGTCGCCGGCGGCGCCGCCCTGCCGAGGGAACGCTCGGTGAAGCGTCTGTTCGCCCGCGGCTGA
- the cysW gene encoding sulfate ABC transporter permease subunit CysW, whose product MKLSAFTRISLRTVALAYLLILLVLPLVIILLRTFERGIGAFIDSITTPAAISAFQLSMLIVLIVVPLNVVFGVVTALALVRSKFPGRSLMQGIVDLPFAVSPVVVGVSLILLWGAGGWFGGLESLGFKVIFSLPGMVIATIFVTLPFVVREVEPVLHEIGDDQEQAAATLGASRWQTFWRITLPAIRWGLTYGVVLTVARALGEFGAVIMVSTALPGKSQTLTLLVHGRYINDHNTFGAYSAATLLMGMALIVLLLMTLLERKRGTE is encoded by the coding sequence ATGAAACTGTCCGCGTTCACCAGGATCTCGCTGCGCACGGTCGCGCTCGCCTATCTGCTGATCCTGCTGGTGCTGCCGTTGGTGATCATCCTGCTGCGCACATTCGAGCGGGGGATCGGCGCGTTCATCGACTCGATCACCACGCCCGCGGCCATCTCGGCGTTCCAGCTGTCGATGCTCATCGTGCTCATCGTGGTGCCGCTGAACGTGGTCTTCGGTGTGGTCACCGCATTGGCGCTGGTCCGGAGCAAGTTCCCCGGCCGCAGCCTCATGCAGGGCATCGTCGACCTGCCGTTCGCGGTGTCGCCGGTGGTCGTCGGTGTGTCGCTGATCCTGCTGTGGGGCGCGGGCGGCTGGTTCGGCGGGCTGGAATCACTCGGATTCAAGGTGATCTTCAGCCTGCCCGGCATGGTGATCGCGACCATCTTCGTCACGCTGCCGTTCGTGGTGCGCGAGGTGGAGCCGGTGCTGCACGAGATCGGTGACGATCAAGAGCAGGCCGCGGCGACCCTCGGCGCCTCGCGCTGGCAGACCTTCTGGCGGATCACCCTGCCGGCCATCCGCTGGGGCCTCACCTACGGCGTCGTGCTCACCGTGGCTCGCGCGCTGGGCGAATTCGGCGCGGTGATCATGGTCTCCACCGCGCTGCCCGGAAAATCCCAGACGCTCACCCTGCTGGTGCACGGCCGCTATATCAACGACCACAACACCTTCGGCGCCTACAGCGCGGCCACCCTGCTGATGGGTATGGCGCTGATCGTCCTTCTCCTGATGACTCTCCTCGAACGCAAGCGGGGCACCGAATGA
- the cysT gene encoding sulfate ABC transporter permease subunit CysT gives MKLDKKPPTSRGSRWAWLRVTGSVGPFGIGVAVLWLSVIVLLPLAALTVSSFEDGWSGFWDAVTAPSALDSLKVTIGVSVIVAVINVVMGTLIAWVLVRDEFPGKGIVNALIDLPFALPTIVASIVLLSLYGPNSPVDIHLNATQPGLVVALAFVTLPFVVRSVQPVLIEVDKEVEQASLSLGASNWITFRRIVLPTLAPAIISGGGLAFARAIGEYGSVVLIGGNIPRETQMTSQYIQQQIEVDRPVNAAAVSVALLVISFVSLLVLRILAERTSRKEEAAR, from the coding sequence GTGAAACTGGACAAAAAGCCGCCGACCTCGCGCGGATCTCGCTGGGCCTGGCTGCGCGTCACCGGGTCGGTGGGGCCGTTCGGCATCGGCGTCGCCGTGCTGTGGCTCAGCGTCATCGTGTTGCTGCCGCTGGCGGCGCTCACCGTCAGCTCCTTCGAAGACGGCTGGTCCGGCTTCTGGGACGCGGTCACCGCGCCCTCGGCGCTCGATTCGCTGAAGGTGACGATCGGCGTCTCGGTGATCGTCGCCGTGATCAACGTCGTGATGGGCACCCTGATCGCCTGGGTGCTGGTGCGGGACGAGTTCCCGGGCAAGGGCATCGTCAACGCGCTGATCGACCTGCCGTTCGCGCTGCCCACGATCGTCGCCTCGATCGTGCTGCTCTCGCTCTACGGCCCGAACAGCCCGGTCGACATCCACCTCAACGCGACCCAGCCCGGGCTGGTGGTGGCGCTGGCCTTCGTCACGCTGCCGTTCGTGGTGCGGTCGGTGCAGCCGGTGCTGATCGAGGTCGACAAGGAGGTCGAGCAGGCTTCGCTGTCGCTGGGCGCGAGCAACTGGATCACCTTTCGCCGCATCGTGCTGCCCACCCTGGCTCCGGCGATCATCTCCGGCGGCGGCCTCGCCTTCGCCAGGGCGATCGGTGAGTACGGCTCGGTGGTGCTGATCGGCGGCAACATCCCGCGCGAGACGCAGATGACCTCGCAGTACATCCAGCAGCAGATCGAAGTCGACCGGCCCGTCAACGCGGCCGCGGTGTCGGTGGCGTTGCTGGTGATCTCGTTCGTCAGCCTGCTCGTGCTGCGGATCCTCGCCGAACGCACCTCGCGCAAAGAAGAGGCGGCCCGATGA
- a CDS encoding sulfate/molybdate ABC transporter ATP-binding protein — protein MITVTNARKNYGSFAALDDVTIDIPAGQLTALLGPSGSGKSTLLRSIAGLESLDSGVVVIAGNDVTHVAPQKRDIGFVFQHYAAFKHMTVRDNVAFGLTIRKRPKKEIDKRVDELLGIVGLDGFQHRYPAQLSGGQRQRMALARALAVDPQVLLLDEPFGALDAKVRTDLRKWLRRLHDEVHVTTVLVTHDQEEALDVADRIAVMNKGRIEQVGSPEEVYDRPANEFVMSFLGAVARLNGHLVRPHDIRVGRDPSMAMAEHEGTAESAGVTRATVERIVRLGFEVRLELRNAATGDQFAAQVTRGDAAALHLSEGETVYARATRIPDLPLA, from the coding sequence ATGATCACCGTGACCAACGCGCGCAAGAACTACGGTTCCTTCGCCGCCCTCGACGATGTCACCATCGATATCCCGGCCGGCCAGCTCACCGCCCTGCTCGGCCCCTCGGGCTCGGGCAAGTCGACGCTGCTGCGCTCGATCGCCGGTCTCGAGTCGCTCGACTCGGGCGTGGTGGTGATCGCGGGCAACGACGTCACCCACGTGGCGCCGCAGAAGCGCGATATCGGCTTCGTGTTCCAGCACTACGCCGCGTTCAAGCACATGACCGTGCGCGACAACGTCGCCTTCGGCCTGACCATCCGCAAACGGCCGAAGAAGGAGATCGACAAGCGCGTCGACGAGCTGCTCGGCATCGTCGGTCTCGACGGTTTCCAGCACCGCTATCCGGCGCAGCTCTCCGGTGGTCAGCGTCAGCGCATGGCACTGGCCCGCGCGCTGGCCGTCGACCCGCAGGTGCTGCTGCTGGACGAGCCGTTCGGCGCGCTCGACGCGAAGGTGCGCACGGATCTGCGGAAGTGGCTGCGCAGGTTGCACGACGAGGTCCACGTGACCACCGTCCTGGTCACCCACGACCAGGAGGAAGCCTTGGATGTGGCCGACCGGATCGCGGTGATGAACAAGGGCCGCATCGAGCAGGTCGGTTCGCCCGAGGAGGTCTACGACCGGCCGGCCAACGAGTTCGTGATGTCGTTCCTCGGCGCGGTCGCCCGGCTCAACGGCCATCTGGTCCGCCCGCACGACATCCGCGTGGGGCGCGATCCGAGCATGGCCATGGCCGAACACGAGGGCACCGCCGAATCGGCGGGCGTCACCAGGGCCACGGTCGAGCGGATCGTTCGCCTCGGTTTCGAGGTGCGCCTGGAACTGCGTAATGCCGCGACCGGTGACCAGTTCGCCGCCCAGGTCACCCGCGGTGATGCCGCGGCGCTGCACCTGTCCGAGGGCGAGACGGTGTATGCCCGTGCCACCCGGATCCCGGACCTTCCGCTGGCCTGA
- a CDS encoding M48 family metallopeptidase, with product MTMAPDRVRTRFPEISTRAWEHPADRTALVALRSLSGFDTVLRALSGLLRERQHRLMYLATAVRVDDRQFRTLHQLRADCVGVLDAQSTPEMFVLQDPSVNAFTIGMDKPFIVLTTGLLELMDTEELRFVVGHELGHALSGHAVYRTMLMHLMRLSASVGWMPVGGWALRAIVAALMEWSRKSELSGDRAGLLCCQDVEASVRVHMKTAGGAWLHEMNHGAFLDQADDYMRSGDLRDGVLKLLNLELQSHPFSVLRAAELRRWIQSGEYERVLGGSYPRREQDKNARISEEVKEATRHYRESFDQSEDMLVRTVRDLGRDMGSAVNTVGQEVGRTVSDLGKRFDDWRKN from the coding sequence ATGACCATGGCTCCAGACCGGGTGCGCACGCGTTTTCCGGAGATCAGCACGCGCGCTTGGGAACACCCGGCCGACCGCACCGCGCTCGTGGCCCTGCGCTCGCTGAGCGGCTTCGACACGGTGCTGCGCGCGCTGTCGGGATTGCTGCGGGAACGTCAGCACCGGTTGATGTATCTGGCGACGGCCGTGCGGGTCGACGATCGGCAGTTCCGCACCCTGCACCAGTTGCGCGCGGACTGCGTCGGCGTGCTCGACGCGCAGTCCACCCCGGAGATGTTCGTACTCCAGGATCCCTCGGTGAACGCGTTCACCATCGGCATGGACAAGCCGTTCATCGTGCTCACCACCGGGCTGCTCGAACTGATGGACACCGAGGAACTGCGGTTCGTGGTCGGCCACGAACTCGGCCACGCACTGTCGGGGCACGCGGTGTATCGCACGATGCTCATGCACCTGATGCGGCTGTCGGCCTCGGTCGGCTGGATGCCGGTGGGCGGCTGGGCGCTGCGCGCGATCGTGGCGGCGCTGATGGAGTGGAGCCGCAAGTCGGAGCTGTCCGGCGACCGGGCGGGGCTGCTGTGCTGCCAGGACGTGGAGGCCTCGGTGCGCGTGCACATGAAGACCGCGGGCGGCGCGTGGCTGCACGAGATGAACCACGGCGCCTTCCTCGACCAGGCCGACGACTACATGCGCTCGGGCGACCTGCGCGACGGCGTGCTCAAGCTGCTCAACCTGGAACTGCAGTCCCACCCGTTCTCGGTGCTGCGCGCGGCCGAACTGCGCCGCTGGATCCAGTCCGGCGAGTACGAGCGGGTGCTCGGCGGCAGCTACCCGCGTCGCGAGCAGGACAAGAACGCGCGCATCAGCGAGGAGGTCAAGGAGGCGACCCGCCACTACCGCGAGTCGTTCGACCAGTCCGAGGACATGCTGGTCCGCACGGTGCGGGATCTGGGCCGCGATATGGGCTCAGCGGTGAACACGGTCGGCCAGGAAGTCGGCCGCACGGTGTCGGACCTGGGCAAACGTTTCGACGACTGGCGCAAGAACTAG
- a CDS encoding sulfate ABC transporter substrate-binding protein, with product MSRNTWIGSRRRAAAIALTAVAAVALTACGGGASDSTDSGATVADGSGGTLNLYAYAVPKPGFDKVVPEFNKTDAGKGVQVQASYGASGDQSRKVKDGAEADVVNFSVEPDITRLVDAGLVESTWNADASKGIPFGSVVTLVVRKGNPKGIKDWDDLLKPGVEVVTPNPFSSGSAKWNLLAPYAAKSDGGKNQQAGLDYLSQLVSPEHVKVQPKSGREATETFLQGTGDVLLSYENEAIFSERNGDPIEHINPPTTFKIENPVAVLKNSKNLAKATAFRDFLFTPEGQKAWAQAGFRPVDPKVAAEFAKDFPTPAKLWTIDDLGGWKAVDKDLFAQGTGKVAVIYDKATK from the coding sequence ATGTCTCGCAACACCTGGATCGGCTCGCGCCGCCGCGCCGCCGCCATCGCTCTCACTGCTGTCGCCGCGGTCGCCCTGACCGCCTGCGGCGGTGGCGCCAGCGACTCGACCGACAGCGGCGCTACCGTGGCCGACGGCAGCGGGGGCACCCTCAATCTCTACGCCTACGCGGTCCCGAAGCCCGGCTTCGACAAGGTCGTGCCCGAATTCAACAAGACCGACGCGGGCAAGGGTGTGCAGGTCCAGGCCTCCTACGGTGCCTCGGGCGACCAGTCGCGCAAGGTCAAGGACGGCGCCGAGGCCGACGTCGTGAACTTCTCCGTGGAACCCGACATCACCCGCCTGGTCGACGCCGGTCTGGTCGAGTCCACCTGGAACGCCGACGCGAGCAAGGGCATCCCCTTCGGCTCGGTCGTCACGCTGGTGGTGCGCAAGGGCAACCCCAAGGGCATCAAGGACTGGGACGACCTGCTGAAGCCGGGCGTCGAGGTCGTCACCCCGAACCCGTTCAGCTCGGGCTCGGCCAAGTGGAATCTGCTCGCGCCCTACGCGGCCAAGAGCGACGGCGGCAAGAACCAGCAGGCCGGGCTGGACTACCTGTCGCAGCTGGTCTCGCCCGAACACGTGAAGGTGCAGCCCAAGTCGGGCCGTGAAGCCACCGAAACCTTCCTGCAGGGCACCGGTGACGTGCTGCTGAGCTACGAGAACGAGGCCATCTTCTCCGAGCGCAACGGCGACCCGATCGAGCACATCAACCCGCCGACCACCTTCAAGATCGAGAACCCGGTCGCGGTGCTGAAGAACTCCAAGAACCTGGCCAAGGCCACCGCGTTCCGCGACTTCCTCTTCACCCCCGAGGGCCAGAAGGCGTGGGCGCAGGCCGGCTTCCGCCCGGTCGATCCGAAGGTCGCCGCCGAGTTCGCCAAGGACTTCCCGACTCCGGCCAAGCTGTGGACCATCGATGACCTCGGTGGCTGGAAGGCCGTCGACAAGGATCTGTTCGCGCAGGGCACCGGCAAGGTCGCCGTCATCTACGACAAGGCCACCAAGTAG
- a CDS encoding glycoside hydrolase family 15 protein codes for MESSSADSLPILSPVSSSGRRGAFPPIDDYAFLSDCETSCLIANSGSVEWMCLPRPDSPSIFGAVLDRSAGHFRIGPYGKNVPAARRYLPGGMILETTWQTETGWLIVRDALVLGPWHNNNARSKTHRRTPMDWDAEHMLLRTVKCVSGTVELEMSCQPSFDYHRGGANWEYTGKVYEQATARASSDPEAGPSLILTTDLRLGLEGREARARTRMAEGDQVFVALTWSELPAPATFEEAAQKMWATAECWRRWITQGDFPDHPWRSYLQRSALTLKGLTYAPTGALLAASTTSLPETPGGERNWDYRYTWVRDASFALWGLYTLGLDREANDFFAFLDDVTTGENGDAVPLQVLYGIGGERYITEYELPNLSGYDGARPVRIGNAAYDQDQHDIWGTMLDAVYLHVKSRGQVPESLWPLLERTVHAAIANWRKPDRGIWEVRGEPQDFTSSKVMCWVALDRGARLAQLHGQHERAAEWFEIAEEIRADVLEFGVNAEGVFTQTYGGETLDASLLLVVLTRFLPPDDPRIRATVLAIADHLTVNGLVLRYRTDTTDDGLEGEEGTFTICSFWLVSALVEIGELERATNLCERLLGLASPLRLYAEEIDSRTGRHLGNFPQAFTHLALINAVTHVIRAEDQRNAGQFQPAHAPSHRP; via the coding sequence ATGGAGTCTTCCAGCGCTGACAGCCTGCCGATTCTGAGTCCGGTCTCCTCCAGCGGCCGACGCGGCGCGTTTCCACCGATCGACGACTACGCCTTCCTGTCCGACTGCGAAACCAGCTGCCTGATCGCCAACAGCGGCTCGGTGGAGTGGATGTGCCTGCCGCGCCCCGACTCCCCCAGCATCTTCGGCGCGGTCCTCGACCGCAGCGCCGGGCACTTCCGGATCGGCCCCTACGGCAAGAACGTGCCGGCGGCGCGGCGGTACCTGCCGGGCGGGATGATCCTGGAAACCACCTGGCAGACCGAAACCGGCTGGCTGATCGTGCGCGACGCGCTGGTGCTGGGCCCGTGGCACAACAACAACGCCCGGTCGAAGACCCACCGGCGGACCCCGATGGACTGGGATGCCGAGCACATGCTGCTGCGTACGGTCAAGTGTGTGAGCGGCACGGTCGAGCTGGAAATGAGCTGCCAGCCCTCGTTCGACTATCACCGGGGCGGCGCGAACTGGGAGTACACCGGCAAGGTCTACGAGCAGGCGACCGCGCGGGCGTCGAGTGATCCCGAGGCCGGGCCGTCGCTGATACTCACCACCGATCTGCGACTCGGCCTCGAGGGCAGGGAGGCACGGGCCCGCACCCGGATGGCCGAGGGCGACCAGGTGTTCGTCGCCCTGACCTGGTCGGAACTGCCCGCGCCCGCCACATTCGAGGAGGCGGCCCAGAAGATGTGGGCGACCGCCGAATGCTGGCGGCGCTGGATCACCCAGGGCGACTTCCCCGACCATCCCTGGCGCAGTTATCTCCAGCGCAGCGCGCTCACCCTGAAGGGCCTCACCTACGCCCCGACCGGTGCGCTGCTCGCCGCCTCGACCACCTCGCTTCCGGAAACCCCTGGTGGAGAACGCAACTGGGACTATCGCTACACGTGGGTGCGGGACGCGAGTTTCGCGCTGTGGGGTCTGTACACCCTCGGGCTCGACCGCGAGGCCAACGATTTCTTCGCCTTCCTCGACGACGTCACCACCGGTGAGAACGGGGACGCGGTCCCGCTGCAGGTGCTCTACGGAATCGGCGGCGAGCGCTACATCACCGAATACGAGCTGCCGAATCTGTCCGGCTACGACGGCGCGCGACCGGTCCGCATCGGCAACGCCGCCTACGACCAGGACCAGCATGACATCTGGGGCACCATGCTCGACGCGGTGTACCTGCACGTGAAATCGCGCGGGCAGGTGCCGGAATCACTGTGGCCGCTGCTCGAACGCACCGTGCACGCGGCGATCGCGAACTGGCGCAAACCCGATCGTGGGATCTGGGAGGTGCGCGGCGAACCGCAGGACTTCACCTCCTCGAAGGTGATGTGCTGGGTGGCGCTGGATCGTGGGGCGCGACTGGCGCAACTGCACGGCCAGCACGAACGCGCGGCGGAGTGGTTCGAGATCGCCGAGGAGATCCGCGCCGACGTTCTCGAGTTCGGTGTCAACGCCGAGGGCGTCTTCACCCAGACCTACGGCGGCGAGACGCTCGATGCCTCGCTGCTGCTGGTGGTGCTGACCCGGTTCCTGCCGCCCGACGATCCGCGCATCCGCGCGACGGTGCTCGCCATCGCCGATCACCTCACCGTCAACGGACTGGTGCTGCGCTACCGCACCGACACCACCGACGACGGACTGGAAGGCGAGGAGGGCACGTTCACGATCTGCTCGTTCTGGCTGGTCTCGGCGCTGGTGGAGATCGGTGAGCTCGAGCGGGCCACCAATCTGTGTGAGCGGCTGCTCGGGCTGGCCAGCCCGCTGCGCCTCTACGCCGAGGAGATCGACTCACGCACCGGGCGGCATCTGGGCAACTTCCCGCAGGCCTTCACCCACCTGGCGCTGATCAACGCCGTGACCCACGTGATCCGGGCCGAGGACCAGCGCAACGCGGGTCAGTTCCAGCCCGCGCACGCCCCTTCGCACCGACCGTGA
- a CDS encoding glucose 1-dehydrogenase, with product MSTRFADQVVLITGAGSGIGKAVALRVASEGAAVVLGSRGKDQGEQVAAQIRAAGGRALFVATDVTVDADVERLTQAALTEYGRLDAAFNNAGAVHAFGPIAEIDTAAWRADLDLNLDGVFYGLRHQVPAITASGGGAILNNASNLGVVGMAQVAPYVAAKHAVVGLTRSVALETAAAGVRVNALVSGAVDTPAFRASMGATAEGEAAIAALHPMGRISQPDEVAAVCAFLLSSEASFVTGAAIAADGGFTAQ from the coding sequence ATGTCCACTCGATTCGCCGACCAGGTCGTACTCATCACCGGCGCCGGCTCCGGCATCGGCAAGGCGGTCGCGCTGCGGGTCGCGTCAGAAGGAGCGGCCGTGGTTCTCGGCTCCCGCGGTAAGGATCAGGGCGAACAGGTCGCCGCGCAGATCAGGGCGGCAGGGGGACGCGCGCTGTTCGTCGCGACCGATGTCACCGTCGACGCCGATGTCGAACGACTCACCCAGGCCGCGCTCACCGAATACGGCCGCCTCGACGCGGCGTTCAACAACGCGGGCGCGGTGCACGCCTTCGGGCCGATCGCCGAGATCGACACCGCCGCCTGGCGCGCCGATCTGGATCTGAACCTCGACGGCGTCTTCTACGGTCTGCGCCACCAGGTTCCGGCCATCACGGCCTCGGGCGGCGGCGCGATCCTGAACAACGCCTCCAACCTCGGGGTGGTCGGCATGGCACAGGTGGCGCCGTATGTGGCGGCCAAGCACGCTGTGGTCGGGCTGACCCGCTCGGTCGCGCTCGAGACGGCGGCGGCCGGCGTGCGGGTCAACGCACTGGTCTCCGGCGCGGTCGACACACCGGCGTTCCGTGCCTCGATGGGCGCGACCGCCGAGGGAGAGGCGGCCATCGCGGCGCTGCACCCGATGGGCCGGATCTCCCAGCCCGACGAGGTCGCCGCCGTGTGCGCCTTCCTGCTCAGCAGCGAAGCGTCGTTCGTCACCGGCGCGGCCATCGCCGCGGACGGCGGCTTCACCGCCCAGTAA
- a CDS encoding Ms4533A family Cys-rich leader peptide, with product MSSSVAPQIRHELALIAVGNLAVADILCR from the coding sequence GTGTCGTCGAGTGTCGCCCCGCAGATCCGCCATGAGTTGGCGTTGATCGCTGTCGGCAACCTCGCTGTCGCGGACATTCTCTGTCGATGA